In Esox lucius isolate fEsoLuc1 chromosome 22, fEsoLuc1.pri, whole genome shotgun sequence, the genomic window GGCATGTTGATAGTGTCTTGGGTTCTTGTATGGCATAgctcagtggttcccaaccaggggtacttcgcctctccacagggggtacttgaaaacactcataactccatagacttactagtgaaattaacatgagggggtacttcaggggtactgaaagcagtgcaaaaacattttgggggtacagtaaatgaaaaatacattagcCTTTTTGTGACGAGAGcagaactttttttattttcaatcaaaaacaattgttttgaaAGCAAAAATTAGgcttcaaagaaaataaatgtttttgcaatcaaatattttgttatagaGCACAAAACGTATAATATTTTGGGagaaccaaaaatgtattttaaaacaaactccAATTAAATTTGACTTTCAACCACCCTCAATTAAGGCTAGACTGCCCCCTTTGCTTGaggtgcttttttttttgcctttttgtgttgttgtttgaaACAATAGTTCTTCATTTGCACTTTTTGCCCTTACTGGTGTGGGTGGGCTTTAGTGGAAAGGGTGGATGATGCTTCTCCATTGGTCAGATGTTTTTTGAGTATCAGTTTGGCTACAACCAATTACTGATCAGCCTTTCTTACCAACACAAAGGGAGTCTTAGGAGACCTACCCTACGAACTTGTACCTACCAGCATCTCAAGTAAGCAGCAATGAGGTGTCTTCACTCCGATTTCTACATAGCTTGTAGTTAAGCGCCAACgattcagtttcggttcattaCGTTCTACTATATTACATACATCCCATAGAAGACAATACgattaaattaatatatatatatatatatatatatatatatatatatataatatatatatacaccaagGCCGTAATCCCAATAAATATTGGGGGACACACATCCCCCCAATATTCAGATATGCACAAAATGTCCGAAAGCCCACATGAAGTCTGAGTTAAGTGTCAGTCATTTATGTTGTGGTGAGTGTTATTTGTGCAGACAGTAGtcgttttcattgattgcatattcgtttagtatactgtatagctgtatttgcttatgataaatcaaattattagtgtttgtttgattaaagtgcaagcagttttattagtccgctttcattcacagtgagtgtcatcatgaaCAACAGGAATGGTGGCAGTGACACTCAGAAAagttgagagcagtgagaaaatgagtgcCAGTCAGATGATAAGTATGCAGTAGTTCAAGTggtgagtcaatgtttatttatataataatcaTTGGCATTCAGAccagaaatggttagtaatccattcctgaacattaTGGCAAGAAACTTGTTTACtgatatttatttcatgttcactctggtgcgttcagagtaaaaaaagagagggagagagagggtgtgaggatgccaacagggcagAGAGAGCAGatgacatggaggtgagtgagaaaaggagcaaatattgatgaccaATCTGATATTGCCATGAGTTGTTCCAAAAACATCATAACTAATGTTGTCGGTACCACTCACGACAAGGTACCACAGGTACCAGTAAGGTTAGGTTTCAATAATTGATTTGCTAATAATTCTTTTTGGACGGCGGTGCATGGTTGCATAATTGAGATCAATAtattgaggggggggggcatatcTGAAtattgggtgggggggggggttccccCCCAATATATATTGTGATTACGGCCTTGCTACTCAGTGTCTGCGAGAGAGCCCGCgagtctgtgagtgtggacattgggattgggcctctgtctttgtgtcatcGAGCAGATAAATCAATCTTTAAAATGCCACATTGCATGAACAACGTAGAACACACACTCATCTTGATGCTGTTGGATCCTTGCAGCAGTGCTGATTTGATATCTACTGATCGAGGAATGGAGCCATCTTTATTGTattgtttcatttgtatgttttatttttacacttACTAAATTGTGTTATGGAGTGCTCTTTTGGAAAAGCGAGAGCGTCAGGCCAGTACGAAGAAAGTTCTCTGGTTCTAATCGCCAAGCCAACCAGGTGAAAACCCAGTGGTTCTGTCCCTGAGGAGTGCATCCTGATTGATTAcaggtcgttgctgtaaataagcACGTGTTCTTAGAACACCTgctaaaattacattaaataggGACATGGACCTTAAAcatctaaataaatattaaaataaaagggCTTTTGCCAAAAGGCTACACTTTAGGTATCCAGAACCACATTTGTTTATCTCACCTGATAACTCTCTAAGTCAAAATGCGGATGCTGCCATTGTCTCAAATCAGACGACGTTAGGCGTGCTGAGGTTTTTCCAGGAGCTATGTCGGTACAGACAGAATCAGTAAGGGTAAGAAAATGAGGTCATCGTTGGTACGGGAACGATATCTTTCGCATGGTTCCAAAcatcaaccaaccaaccaaacaACGTGCATTACcgtaatacattatttaaccttATTTAATATTCAAGACAAGTAACATGTGAGAGGTAGGTTCATTTATTGGCCATTACACTGCTGTAATGGTGAACAGACTATACCACCACATTGCATAATTATTTACGATATTTCAGTGGTTGCATTCtaataattaaacaaacagGCATAGCTTAACCAAAACATAACCACAATCATCACTTCACTCACTGACATGAGACAGAATCCATTTTACTTATTAATCGATAGTGGGAAGTCACAATGTCACAAGCTTGTTATTAAAACAgtcattttaaaatcaaatgaTTAGCTTGTCGGCAGTATTTTATTCCACCATGAGATTAACTGGACAGATGACACTGAAGAACCACTGCTTTGGGTAACATACCTGCACAGATCTTTCAAAGGGGGTTGTACAAGAttttgtctcttcattttaaacCAGCAAGATTTGAGATTAACTCAGTATTAGGAATAGACTCACAATAGAAACCGTTAATCACAGCCTACTGACTCATAACTAACCGTGCGGCAGGAAGTTTTgtgagtatgtttgtgtgtgtgttaccggGCATGTGTGAGATTTAACAGGGTGAAACTGTGGAGGAAATCATTCTATTTTGAGCCATCATAATGATAGAGAAGACACTAGAGGCAAAAAACCCTGAGTGCATCAGTTTCATGATCTTTACTGTTCACCCCTCAGAATCCCTGACAGAACTGCATACTCAGAGTATCTGGAATAAGACAGAGTATCCAGAATAAGAGAGTATCCGGAATATGACAGAGTAGCCAGAGAATCCGGAATATGACAGAGTGTCCGGAATAAGACTGATTAGCGAAAACTCAACTCATCAGGAAGCCCTGTGAGAAACGGCAGCAGCATTGACACATCCTTCCCTGCCCTGGTAACTGTGTAGTCACATGGTCAGCCTCTCTGGCACTGTTGTCCCAGAGTCACCGACACCCTAGCCTCCACCTAAATGACCATGATGGGGCTACGACCCCAGGAGGGCCCTGTTTTTCGAGCGAGCCAGACCATCTGTACTGTTACCTCTCCTCCTTGTCATTTCTCGGTCAGTCCCTCCGTATTTCCGTACCCCTTTCCCTACCCTAAATGCTGCAGCAGAAAGTTGGTTGCCATGTTGATGTCGTTGTTGGAGGCTCTGAGGGCCTCCTGAGCATCCAGCCTGGAGAATCCCATCTCAACCAATCTGGCAACCTGGAGAAACACAGTTCAGGTTTTTGGTTTGGCCAAGATTGTATACTATATACTAGCAAGGAACCccgccccccaaaaaaacaatatacagctctggaaaaaattaagagaacactgcaactttttctttcctttccaaaaaagttgaaaaggaaccttttgagtgaggaacagaagcattcaatatgcagtggtctcttaattttaacccgtctcttcctcactctaaaccttcctttttgactttttggaaaggaaagaaaaaggtgcagtggtctcttaattttttccggagctgtattttccCTAACCTATAACTTAAAACTAAAGTTGTTTGCTTTCGTATAAGTGCCAGGGACCAGACATCCATGTTACCAATCCCCTAACCTCAGCCcaacctttatgcctaaactgaACCTAGCCCTTATTGTACCCATTGTACCTAAACCCGAAAGCAACCCTAATTCTAACATCAACCGAATGTAAGCTTTACCCTGAAACTCAACCCCTAAACTGGAAAGCCTTTTTCCTAGCCGGGACCATTTTGTCCAACGCACGCCGACACAAACCTGGTCTTCAGCTACAGGAAGGTTGTCCAGAGGAGGAGCTGTGGGCTCCAGTTGCACTGGCGGAGCATAGGGGTGTGGCTGCTGGGGAGAGGGGTGTGGCTGCTGGGGAGAGGGGTGTGGCTGCTGGGGTTCTGGGTGGTGGTTCTGTCTTCTATGTCTCAACGATGGGAACAATCTGTTCCAGTTTATTAGGCCACCCTGGGTAAACAGAtcagacacagacatatacCACTCACATACCCCGAATCTATGCCACACTGTTTTTATAGAGTTGGAGATCAAATGCAACTTGGTTTGATATTAGGGTTTTAGACCAATTGTGTGCATGAATGTGGCTGGAAGGATATATGTCTGTACTACtcaagtgtgtctgtgtgtgtgtgtgtgtgtgtgtgtgtgtgtgtacgtatgtgCGCGCATAtctggagagtgtgtgtgcttcaTACGGCCAGCCCAGTGAACCTGTACCTGTCTCTGGTTTCTCCGGGCCTGGTTGAACTGGGCAAGCAGCAACTCCTGGTCCAGAACGTCCATCCTCTGCTGCCTCTGAACGTCCAGTGTAGCCCCCATCCCTGGGGGGCTGTCGGTGGTTGGCGGGGGGCCGGAGAACAGGGGCTCCAGGAGGTAGGCCCCACTGTGAGACAACCACTGGGGCACGAAGAGCAGCCGCTGTATCCCGAGGGTGTTATAGTGATACAGCATCCCCGAGACCTGAGGAGAGACATCCTTCAGGATCCTGTACCCAATATGACCTGAGGAGAGACATCCTTCAGGATCCTGTACCCATTATGACCTGAGGAGAGACATCCTTCAGGATCCTGTACCCATTATGACCTGAGGAGAGACATCCTTCAGGATCCTGTACCCAATATGACCTGAGGAGAGACATCCTTCAGGGTCCTGTACCCAAAATCAACCATAAACACAAAATGAGTGAACATTACTGAAGTAGGCAACGTGAAAGTTGTCAAACAGAACGGAAGCCACAATGTAACAACGGAAATTATGTCTTAGGTGAAGTTCTGCACCAGGCGGTAGAGCAATGATTTGGCATCAATGCACAGTTGTGAAATGCCATAGCTAGTACCACATTGTAACCTGTTGTCAGCCACGACTTTACAGACAGTAATTACATTAGGTGTCCTTCCCCTGCTAGAGGACACTTTCTCACTTCCAGAATCTGGTTGAGAATAGATGTGGTGGCAAGCGTACAGGTAGGCAGTCtaagcatttcctgaacagtagtcaCAGGCCGACAGTTGTGCCGTGAACAGACATGACGTGTTACTACCCCAAATTTCTGAAGAAGTGATTGTGGTATAGATAGGGGTTGTGAAATGACGGCGGCCGACAGTTTCGCTGAGGGTTTGAGGAGGCCGACAGTTTCTCACACACGGCCTCCAGGTCCACGGAGCCTGCATTCTGACTTACCACACCGCCAAGGGCGACGAGCCACATGAATGGACTGGAAGTCAGGAGCTGGAACCAAAACAGAAAGGTATTCAAATAACTATCTAGGTTGGCCTTGCtctgcgcgcgcgtgtgtgtgtgtgtttttataaataatCCTTGATGTTAGATGACTTCTCAGCCTGACAGTGGTCTCTGGATTAGACTGTCAGTGCAGGATCAGAGCAGGATGTGTTTTCAAGACATGACATATTCAAAACGTATTTTAAGCAGTCCGTATTTCACCAATAAACCCGTTCCTTGAATAAGTTCTGCGGTCTATATTGGCAAGGTTCTGCAATAGTACAACCTTGACCATTGGGGCGAAGGTAACATTTTATAACATTATTTTCTTGGCAACTTTACTGAAAATGTAACgcattcatacatacacattttgccattaggagaaaagaaaaatgcattaagaAGCTTCATGAAATTCTATGAACTTCACCAATGTTGCAGAGCAAAGGTGATTTATttacataagaaataaaaaaaaataaaaaacagtacCTCCATTTCAGGGTACCAAAAGTATTAAGTGTTTCTGGTTAGTCCTGTGTTTTTTGTCACATAAATTGTTAAGGTAATAAAGAGTGGCCCAATGTTTAGTCCTTATTTCTAGGCATTGTGTGTCCCATTGGAGAAGGCTACTTCTGTCAATTACAGTTTTActcgattgcttacaagcatcagtcaatactgaaaccacaataaataaactcttcacacagtttgCATTACCAACATGCATCATTGTAAATCAGTTAATCTCACgcccaaaactcactaaaaccacaaaacatttcatacatgTCTCAAGCTTGGtccaccaaaacactggcatACATTCTCAAccagcaatttgaaggaatattatttctattttctaCATCTTTGCATATAGTAAATTATACTTTTGGAAAATAAGTTGAAACAAAAAACGAATTTACTCAAATTCCAGGGCTGCAACAAAAATCAacaagtatagtataatcattagcctctctgtattgtaggggccaatgagtggtttgtgtaacagcaaaaCATCATaggacagtgctgcacacattgtgatgttagctcctctctggcctgggacatccaatcacatttcttcccctgcagtgttttgccaggttgaatccagcttcatccacaaagattaatttatgtgcagtttgactggctttCATCTCAATTACTCAAAAAACCCCAGTAAATTcatagttttacagtactttacattatgtgtaaatACCTTGTTTggaacagacatcttacctggatatattgataccggagttctttcacacatttgccttttctctcaaagggcacagtgtacaacacttgggtcggttttcagttgaaactgcaatcaactgtgtttggattgactaaatattctatttaaattttctaacaaatatcaaacattttctttatatttcagtttggttactgcagaaatgcacaccagttgccatcattctgttttgaatgtgtttttaacagttttgagaacagtgtaAGCACTTGAGAAATcatgtgctgtgaatatattgttttgggggtggtggagtatgaatgagaaaagagttcagggatttgggagaatgtgttctttgaatgcattttgtgtgaaagcaatgagaaattattcacagtttggttcGCTTACACTTCCGTTTTtctcactgtgtgaagagttttgttaacgtaacttctgtattgttggatgcttgtaagcaatcggGGAAAATTGTAACATAACCATAGACGTGTCAAGGAAGCCACTGTGAGAcgcaaaataatgtaaacatcAAAACCTTTGGCTTCTAAATGAACAgtctgaaatacttttttttttttttaaactttgttGGTGAGCAAAGGAAGAGCTCTTTAGTGGATGATCAAACAATGTGCAACGTAACAAAATGTGTCAGATGAAACGAAGATTAACATGTACCAGATTGATAGAAGGGAAGTATCCCAGTAATATCAGTGGAGAGCAATCAAAAGGAAACCACTTCACCATCTTGTCCAGATAACGGAGGATGTCTAGATTGGGGCCACGGGGCTCACATCCAAGCCAGCCATTGCGGCAGGCCAAAAATGCGT contains:
- the ubac2 gene encoding ubiquitin-associated domain-containing protein 2, with the protein product MFTTTGSRGLYKAPLSKALLLVLSGLSVLLTFLPQYHHLLTYSLLAITEQRQVWRLVFGRLICLDLKDTFCSSLLIYNFRIFERRFGSRKFASFLFGTWVLTALVDLLLAKVFHFLFEYQVDELPAGLLGPVFSLFVPFYSSIPKVPVTPLLGQISITNKSLMYIVGLQLLTSSPFMWLVALGGVVSGMLYHYNTLGIQRLLFVPQWLSHSGAYLLEPLFSGPPPTTDSPPGMGATLDVQRQQRMDVLDQELLLAQFNQARRNQRQGGLINWNRLFPSLRHRRQNHHPEPQQPHPSPQQPHPSPQQPHPYAPPVQLEPTAPPLDNLPVAEDQVARLVEMGFSRLDAQEALRASNNDINMATNFLLQHLG